From Arachis stenosperma cultivar V10309 chromosome 2, arast.V10309.gnm1.PFL2, whole genome shotgun sequence, one genomic window encodes:
- the LOC130961103 gene encoding 2-oxoisovalerate dehydrogenase subunit beta 1, mitochondrial isoform X1, whose amino-acid sequence MNVPLLSSISFSSPSHSLTSLRLRRSEGLARSLTVSHSRSSSPSLPSSSPESAEKGTSQPAFEVVVVFSCSYVFGEDVSFGGVFRCTTGLADKFGKKRVFNTPLCEQGIIGFGIGLAAMGNRAIAEIQFADYIFPAFDQIVNEAAKFRYRSGNQFNCGGLTIRAPYGAVGHGGHYHSQSPEAFFCHVPGIKVVIPRSPREAKGLLLSCIRDPNPIVFFEPKWLYRLAVEEVPEDDYMLPLSEAEVVRQGSDITLVGWGAQLSIMEQACLDAEKEGISCELIDLKTLIPWDKETVEASVNKTGRLLISHEAPVTGGFGAEISASIVERCFSRLEAPVARICGLDTPFPLVFEPFYMPTKNKILDAIKSTVGY is encoded by the exons ATGAACGTCCCTCTTCTCTCTTCAATCTCCTTTTCCTCACCGTCGCACTCGCTGACGTCTCTGAGACTACGCCGGTCCGAAGGTCTCGCTCGCTCACTCACTGTGTCGCACTCAAGGTCGTCGTCGCCCTCCCTGCCATCGTCTTCGCCGGAGTCAGCAGAAAAGGGAACCAGTCAACCAGCGTTTGAGGTCGTCGTCGTCTTCAGTTG TTCTTATGTTTTCGGAGAAGATGTGAGCTTTGGTGGGGTCTTCCGTTGTACAACAGGATTAGCAGACAAATTTGGGAAGAAAAGGGTTTTCAATACTCCCTTATGTGAACAA GGTATCATTGGCTTTGGCATTGGTCTAGCGGCAATG GGAAATCGAGCCATTGCAGAAATTCAATTTGCAGATTACATTTTCCCTGCTTTTGATCAG ATTGTCAACGAAGCTGCTAAATTCAGATACCGAAGTGGGAACCAATTTAATTGTGGTG GTTTAACGATTAGAGCCCCGTATGGAGCTGTGGGCCATGGTGGGCATTACCATTCTCAATCCCCTGAGGCTTTTTTCTGTCATGTTCCTGGTATCAAA GTGGTCATCCCTCGAAGTCCCCGAGAAGCAAAAGGGCTCTTGCTGTCTTGCATTCGAGATCCAAATCCTATAGTATTTTTTGAACCGAAG TGGCTATATCGTTTGGCTGTCGAAGAAGTACCAGAGGATGATTACATGTTGCCACTATCCGAGGCAGAG GTGGTTCGTCAGGGAAGTGATATTACACTTGTTGGATGGGGAGCTCAATTATCTATAATGGAACAAGCCTGTCTAGATGCTGAAAAA GAAGGAATTTCTTGTGAACTGATAGATCTGAAGACATTAATACCTTGGGATAAGGAAACAGTGGAGGCCTCAGTTAACAAGACAGGAAGGCTACTT ATTAGTCATGAAGCTCCGGTAACTGGAGGTTTTGGTGCTGAAATCTCAGCTTCCATTGTCGAACGCTGCTTCTCGAGG TTAGAAGCCCCTGTAGCGAGAATCTGCGGTCTAGACACCCCTTTTCCTTTGGTGTTTGAGCCCTTCTACATGCCAACCAAGAATAAG ATATTAGATGCTATTAAATCAACTGTTGGCTACTGA
- the LOC130961103 gene encoding 2-oxoisovalerate dehydrogenase subunit beta 1, mitochondrial isoform X2 — protein MSRSCVRRIGTWIPCVSKRGFSSSPSSSCVQKSGSEQGLKSLNLYSAINQALHIALDTDPRSYVFGEDVSFGGVFRCTTGLADKFGKKRVFNTPLCEQGIIGFGIGLAAMGNRAIAEIQFADYIFPAFDQIVNEAAKFRYRSGNQFNCGGLTIRAPYGAVGHGGHYHSQSPEAFFCHVPGIKVVIPRSPREAKGLLLSCIRDPNPIVFFEPKWLYRLAVEEVPEDDYMLPLSEAEVVRQGSDITLVGWGAQLSIMEQACLDAEKEGISCELIDLKTLIPWDKETVEASVNKTGRLLISHEAPVTGGFGAEISASIVERCFSRLEAPVARICGLDTPFPLVFEPFYMPTKNKILDAIKSTVGY, from the exons ATGTCAAGAAGCTGTGTGCGAAGAATTGGAACATGGATCCCTTGTGTTTCCAAGAGAGGGTTTTCTAGTTCACCTTCTTCTTCATGCGTCCAAAAGAGCGGTTCTGAGCAAGGTCTCAAATCATTGAACCTTTATTCTGCAATTAACCAAGCTCTCCACATTGCTTTGGACACTGATCCACG TTCTTATGTTTTCGGAGAAGATGTGAGCTTTGGTGGGGTCTTCCGTTGTACAACAGGATTAGCAGACAAATTTGGGAAGAAAAGGGTTTTCAATACTCCCTTATGTGAACAA GGTATCATTGGCTTTGGCATTGGTCTAGCGGCAATG GGAAATCGAGCCATTGCAGAAATTCAATTTGCAGATTACATTTTCCCTGCTTTTGATCAG ATTGTCAACGAAGCTGCTAAATTCAGATACCGAAGTGGGAACCAATTTAATTGTGGTG GTTTAACGATTAGAGCCCCGTATGGAGCTGTGGGCCATGGTGGGCATTACCATTCTCAATCCCCTGAGGCTTTTTTCTGTCATGTTCCTGGTATCAAA GTGGTCATCCCTCGAAGTCCCCGAGAAGCAAAAGGGCTCTTGCTGTCTTGCATTCGAGATCCAAATCCTATAGTATTTTTTGAACCGAAG TGGCTATATCGTTTGGCTGTCGAAGAAGTACCAGAGGATGATTACATGTTGCCACTATCCGAGGCAGAG GTGGTTCGTCAGGGAAGTGATATTACACTTGTTGGATGGGGAGCTCAATTATCTATAATGGAACAAGCCTGTCTAGATGCTGAAAAA GAAGGAATTTCTTGTGAACTGATAGATCTGAAGACATTAATACCTTGGGATAAGGAAACAGTGGAGGCCTCAGTTAACAAGACAGGAAGGCTACTT ATTAGTCATGAAGCTCCGGTAACTGGAGGTTTTGGTGCTGAAATCTCAGCTTCCATTGTCGAACGCTGCTTCTCGAGG TTAGAAGCCCCTGTAGCGAGAATCTGCGGTCTAGACACCCCTTTTCCTTTGGTGTTTGAGCCCTTCTACATGCCAACCAAGAATAAG ATATTAGATGCTATTAAATCAACTGTTGGCTACTGA